ATAGTATTTTTCCCATTTCTCTAAATAAATTAGTATTTTCAAAATTACCAAATAACAAAAAAATTATAGGTAGAATAATAAAGATTTCAGATAAAAATCTTTTTAAAGGAAATACTTTGGAGCATTATGATAAAAATAAGTATATTTTAGAAATCCTTTTAATGGGAATATATGATGAATATATAAATAGCTTTGATACAGGAATAAATACATTTCCACTTATTGGAACTAAGGTGTATTCTTTGCCCGAAAAGCTAGAAAAGGAACTATTTTCCAAGAAAACAAAAAATTATCTTGAAATAGGTAATAGTTTTAATAATTCTTCTGTAACTGTTAAATGTGATCCAGATATTCTATTTGGAAAGCATTTAGGAGTATTTGGAAATACAGGAACAGGAAAAACATGTACTATAGTTTCGATTATTCAAGGATTAAAAAAAGGAAGATTAAATGTTAAAGATAATAATAAAAACATTTCACCTAAAATAATAATATTTGATTCTAATAATGAATATGAAAATGCATTTAAAGGCAATAATTTTAAAATTAGAAAAATTTCTAAAGAAGAAATAAAGTTACCACATTATTATTTAAGTTATACAGAATATTATAAATTTTTGGATGCAAGTCCTGGTGTGCAAGCCCCTGTTTTGAAAGAGGCTATAGAAAATTTGAGAAAAAAAACAAATGAAGGAAAATCTTTTTATTTTGAAAAAATATCTAATGAAATTGATGAAATAACAAAGAATAGCGGCTTGACCCCCGAAGATTAGACAAAAAATAAGAAAAACTCATTTT
This sequence is a window from Marinitoga sp. 1197. Protein-coding genes within it:
- a CDS encoding helicase HerA domain-containing protein — protein: MLDIAVEIGKIVEISGMKILVEVTENSKINKLQNNYGNSIFPISLNKLVFSKLPNNKKIIGRIIKISDKNLFKGNTLEHYDKNKYILEILLMGIYDEYINSFDTGINTFPLIGTKVYSLPEKLEKELFSKKTKNYLEIGNSFNNSSVTVKCDPDILFGKHLGVFGNTGTGKTCTIVSIIQGLKKGRLNVKDNNKNISPKIIIFDSNNEYENAFKGNNFKIRKISKEEIKLPHYYLSYTEYYKFLDASPGVQAPVLKEAIENLRKKTNEGKSFYFEKISNEIDEITKNSGLTPED